One region of Nitrospinaceae bacterium genomic DNA includes:
- the corA gene encoding magnesium transport protein CorA, with amino-acid sequence MPDEAKNLRRSLLKTRRKAEPGAPPGTLASHPEAHPTKVCLMAFNLEEVVEQEITKVDQIKDFLKKWDNVWVQVSGLSDIDTINEIGSLFSLHPLALEDAVNVHQRPKVDDYENHLFITARRVVKNGGEKIDLEQVSLFFGEGYVLSFQESSKDGFEAVRERIRRGSGRRIRLSKPDYLTYALLDAMVDGYFPLLEDYSDRLDHIEDDVLLEPNSQMVSRIHNIKRDLLLIRRATWPQRDALNTLSKESNRVSDDTRIYLRDCHDHITQVLDILESLRERSTGLTDIYLSSLSNKMNEVMKVLTIIATIFMPLGFIAGIYGMNFDPGKSPFNMPELSWYFGYPFAILLMGVIAVILLIYFNRKGWLSTAQKIKNKDPQA; translated from the coding sequence ATGCCTGATGAAGCCAAAAATCTGAGAAGGAGTTTATTGAAAACCCGGCGGAAGGCAGAACCCGGCGCGCCCCCTGGAACCCTTGCCTCCCATCCGGAAGCCCACCCGACCAAAGTTTGCCTAATGGCATTCAATCTGGAGGAAGTCGTTGAACAAGAAATCACTAAAGTCGACCAGATAAAGGATTTCCTGAAAAAGTGGGATAATGTCTGGGTTCAGGTGTCCGGATTGAGTGATATCGACACAATAAATGAAATAGGCTCTTTATTTTCGCTTCATCCGCTGGCTCTGGAAGATGCGGTTAATGTGCATCAACGTCCCAAAGTGGATGACTATGAAAATCATTTATTTATCACGGCACGCCGGGTTGTCAAAAATGGCGGCGAAAAAATTGACTTGGAACAAGTCAGCTTGTTCTTTGGAGAAGGGTACGTCCTCTCCTTCCAGGAATCTTCGAAAGACGGATTTGAGGCGGTGAGAGAGCGAATTCGCAGAGGAAGCGGACGGCGCATTCGTTTATCCAAACCGGATTATTTGACCTATGCGCTTCTGGATGCCATGGTGGACGGCTATTTTCCACTGCTTGAAGATTATAGCGATCGACTGGATCATATCGAGGACGATGTTCTCCTTGAACCCAACAGCCAAATGGTCTCCCGTATTCATAATATTAAACGGGATTTGCTTTTAATTCGCAGGGCGACCTGGCCACAACGCGATGCATTGAACACGCTCTCGAAGGAATCGAACCGAGTGTCCGATGATACGAGAATTTATTTACGCGACTGTCATGATCACATCACCCAGGTATTGGACATCCTTGAAAGCTTAAGGGAACGTTCCACGGGTTTGACGGATATCTACCTTTCCAGCCTCAGCAACAAAATGAACGAAGTCATGAAAGTGTTAACCATAATTGCAACCATCTTCATGCCGTTAGGCTTCATTGCGGGCATCTACGGCATGAATTTCGACCCGGGAAAATCCCCCTTCAATATGCCGGAACTGAGCTGGTATTTTGGCTATCCATTCGCCATTTTGCTCATGGGGGTGATTGCCGTGATTCTCTTAATCTATTTCAACCGCAAAGGCTGGCTAAGCACCGCCCAAAAAATTAAAAATAAAGACCCGCAGGCTTAA
- a CDS encoding chloride channel protein, giving the protein MVLPKNFSMSLNKEHIRESLRDFLMKDHNLLILAALIGFLAGIASTVFRWMIHFFDSVFSEQGLSLIGISPAFYPFLLPLMPMIGGWTIGVICHYFPSAVNENGVHKVIHAVALKGGKIRKRTIITCATTSAITIGSGGSAGREGPTVQIGSAVGSAVGSLFHLSTERIQVLVGCGVAAGIAASFNAPLAGVLFSLEIILGDFAIHTFSPIIIASVIGTVTARALEGNEITFQVPFHQLVSYTEISFYMILGVLCAVVARGFTLTYFYIKKYFAQDLNIPPLMKPALGGLLVGIISIKIPEVLGNGYEAMELALTGNMFWGLALALVFLKILATSLTLGSGGLGGIFAPSLFMGAMVGVTFGTGIHWLFPNITATPETYAVVGMGAVAAAVMQAPLTCILMLFELTNDYTLILPIMVACIFSAFTYRGMAKYSIYIQYLLNEGINIKHGREVSILDGIKVKEVMNTEVTTIPEEMPFRKILETISYSKNFYFPVVNREGDMTSILSFNDVREVFFEEGLEDLLVAGELATKKVLFLRPDQNLNEATEMFEHLDVDQLPVVTGEDSRKVIGMLNRGDMVAAYNREVLVSEFDR; this is encoded by the coding sequence GTGGTTCTTCCAAAAAACTTTTCTATGTCATTGAATAAAGAGCACATTCGGGAGTCGCTCCGGGACTTCCTGATGAAAGACCACAACCTGCTCATTCTGGCGGCGTTGATCGGTTTTCTCGCGGGGATCGCCTCGACCGTGTTCCGCTGGATGATTCATTTTTTCGACTCGGTGTTTTCCGAGCAGGGCTTATCTCTGATCGGCATCTCTCCGGCTTTCTACCCATTTCTTTTGCCGCTCATGCCGATGATCGGCGGATGGACCATCGGCGTCATTTGCCATTATTTTCCCAGTGCGGTGAATGAAAACGGGGTGCACAAGGTCATACACGCGGTGGCCCTAAAGGGCGGAAAAATCCGCAAGCGAACCATAATCACCTGCGCCACCACATCCGCTATCACCATCGGTTCCGGCGGGTCGGCAGGCCGGGAAGGCCCCACCGTTCAAATCGGCTCTGCCGTCGGTTCGGCGGTCGGCTCTTTATTTCATTTGTCGACGGAACGCATTCAGGTCCTGGTGGGCTGTGGCGTCGCCGCGGGGATCGCCGCCTCTTTCAACGCTCCCCTGGCGGGAGTGCTGTTCTCGCTGGAGATCATTCTTGGCGATTTCGCCATTCACACGTTCAGCCCCATCATCATCGCCTCGGTCATCGGAACCGTGACTGCCCGCGCGTTGGAAGGCAATGAAATCACCTTTCAGGTTCCATTTCACCAGCTGGTCAGCTACACCGAGATCTCTTTTTACATGATTCTGGGAGTTCTGTGCGCCGTGGTGGCGAGAGGGTTCACCCTGACCTATTTTTACATAAAAAAGTATTTTGCCCAGGACCTCAATATTCCACCCCTCATGAAGCCTGCCCTGGGCGGACTTCTGGTCGGCATCATTTCTATTAAAATCCCTGAGGTTCTGGGCAACGGATACGAAGCCATGGAACTGGCGCTGACGGGAAATATGTTCTGGGGTCTGGCGCTGGCGCTGGTTTTTTTAAAAATCCTCGCCACGTCGCTGACCCTTGGGTCAGGCGGGTTGGGAGGAATTTTTGCGCCTTCTCTTTTCATGGGGGCGATGGTCGGCGTGACCTTCGGAACCGGAATCCACTGGTTGTTTCCAAACATTACCGCCACGCCGGAAACGTACGCCGTCGTCGGAATGGGAGCGGTCGCCGCGGCGGTGATGCAGGCGCCTTTGACTTGCATTCTCATGCTGTTTGAATTGACCAACGACTACACGCTCATTCTGCCGATCATGGTCGCCTGTATTTTTTCGGCGTTTACCTATCGTGGAATGGCAAAATATTCGATCTATATTCAATATCTCCTGAATGAAGGCATCAATATCAAACATGGACGTGAAGTTTCTATTCTGGACGGCATAAAGGTGAAAGAGGTGATGAATACAGAGGTCACGACCATCCCTGAGGAAATGCCGTTTCGGAAAATTCTGGAGACCATCTCCTATTCGAAAAATTTTTATTTTCCCGTGGTGAACCGTGAAGGAGACATGACCAGCATCCTTTCGTTCAATGACGTGCGGGAAGTGTTTTTTGAAGAAGGATTGGAGGATCTCCTCGTTGCCGGAGAGCTTGCAACCAAAAAAGTACTCTTTTTGCGTCCCGACCAGAATCTCAACGAGGCCACGGAAATGTTCGAACACTTGGATGTCGACCAGCTTCCTGTCGTGACCGGAGAAGATTCCCGCAAGGTCATCGGCATGCTCAATCGCGGAGATATGGTTGCCGCCTACAACCGTGAGGTCCTGGTGTCCGAGTTTGACCGCTGA
- the nuoJ-1_2 gene encoding NADH dehydrogenase subunit J produces the protein MELLIFYPIAILCVILALGVVFNKSPINSAICLIGMMLGLAGIFAITQAHFIAILQIIIYAGAIMVLFMFVIMLLNLKSDAEEWRSRQRNTFLSVTTGFLMLGALYKIIDVILETDFNAPAKVPDTFGTAASVGESLFTDFVLPFEVASVLLLAAMVGAVVLAKTKLD, from the coding sequence ATGGAATTATTGATTTTTTATCCCATCGCCATACTGTGCGTCATTCTTGCACTGGGAGTGGTGTTTAATAAAAGCCCCATCAATTCAGCCATCTGCCTGATCGGTATGATGCTGGGTCTGGCGGGGATCTTTGCCATCACGCAAGCGCATTTTATCGCCATCTTACAGATCATCATTTATGCAGGGGCGATCATGGTTCTGTTCATGTTCGTGATCATGCTCCTCAACCTGAAGAGCGATGCTGAGGAATGGAGATCGCGGCAAAGAAATACGTTTTTATCGGTGACCACCGGTTTTTTGATGTTGGGCGCGTTGTATAAAATCATCGACGTGATTCTGGAAACAGATTTTAATGCTCCCGCAAAGGTTCCGGACACGTTCGGTACGGCGGCCAGTGTGGGCGAATCCCTGTTCACGGATTTCGTGCTTCCCTTTGAGGTAGCGTCCGTGCTGCTTTTGGCCGCCATGGTGGGCGCGGTGGTGTTGGCAAAGACCAAATTGGATTGA
- the nuoM-1_2 gene encoding NADH:ubiquinone oxidoreductase subunit M, which translates to MFLTFLTFLPLVGAIVLAFLPKENESQIKQTAVGFAAADFLLSLQLWFDFDNTTHAMQFEYSTSWISSWGVSYHVGIDGISLLLFVMTTFLTLISIIASWDVKKSIREYMMAMLALSTGMLGVFISLDMFLFYVFWEFQLVPMYIIIGVWGGPRRIYAAIKFFIYTAVGSLLMLVAIIWIYFLVKEQTGVATTDLLYITEHLNAPLDVQKWLFVAFFLAFAIKVPMFPFHTWLPDAHVEAPTAGSVILAGVLLKMGTYGFFRFNLPMFPHASNEFLPFIAILAIIGIIYGALVSLVQEDLKKLVAYSSVSHLGFVMLGIFAFNHYGMQGALLQNINHGISTGALFLLVGMIYDRRHTRQISEFGGLAKVMPKYAICFMIVALSSIGLPGMNGFVGEFLILLGIFQINGMWAALATSGVIFAACYILWMFQRVMFQELKNPKNFKLPDMNLREMITIVPLIILIFWIGLYPKPFMKTFDASVTHLITKVDPDNFRPKKIETHHAALIQQDDLAKLNKKLQGKKQ; encoded by the coding sequence ATGTTTCTTACTTTTTTGACATTTTTGCCTCTTGTCGGGGCTATCGTCCTGGCTTTCCTGCCCAAGGAAAATGAAAGCCAGATCAAACAGACTGCTGTTGGATTCGCCGCGGCGGATTTTCTTTTGTCCCTGCAATTGTGGTTCGATTTCGACAACACCACGCACGCGATGCAGTTCGAGTATTCCACGTCCTGGATTTCTTCCTGGGGGGTCAGCTACCACGTGGGAATCGACGGGATCTCTTTGCTCCTGTTCGTCATGACCACCTTTCTCACATTGATCTCCATCATCGCGTCGTGGGATGTCAAAAAATCCATCCGCGAATACATGATGGCCATGCTGGCGCTTTCCACCGGTATGCTGGGCGTGTTCATCTCGCTCGACATGTTCCTGTTTTACGTGTTCTGGGAATTTCAGCTGGTGCCGATGTACATCATCATCGGTGTGTGGGGCGGCCCGCGGCGCATTTACGCGGCGATTAAGTTTTTCATCTATACGGCGGTGGGATCGCTGTTGATGCTGGTGGCGATCATCTGGATTTATTTCCTCGTCAAAGAGCAAACCGGGGTCGCAACGACGGACTTGTTGTATATCACGGAACACCTCAATGCCCCACTGGACGTGCAGAAATGGCTTTTTGTGGCTTTTTTCCTGGCGTTTGCGATCAAGGTCCCCATGTTTCCTTTCCACACCTGGCTGCCGGACGCCCATGTGGAAGCGCCCACGGCGGGAAGCGTGATTCTTGCCGGGGTCCTGTTGAAAATGGGAACCTATGGGTTTTTTCGGTTCAATCTGCCCATGTTTCCCCACGCCAGCAATGAGTTTCTGCCTTTTATCGCCATTCTGGCCATCATCGGAATTATTTATGGCGCGCTGGTCTCCCTGGTCCAGGAGGATTTGAAAAAACTGGTGGCCTATTCCAGCGTCAGCCATCTGGGGTTTGTCATGCTGGGGATTTTTGCTTTTAATCATTATGGAATGCAAGGCGCGCTCCTGCAAAACATCAATCATGGAATCAGCACGGGGGCCCTCTTCCTTTTGGTGGGGATGATTTATGACCGCCGGCACACCCGGCAGATTTCTGAATTCGGCGGGCTGGCGAAGGTGATGCCGAAATACGCGATCTGTTTCATGATCGTCGCCTTGTCGTCGATCGGCCTGCCGGGAATGAACGGCTTCGTCGGCGAATTTTTGATCCTTCTGGGAATCTTTCAGATCAACGGAATGTGGGCGGCCCTGGCCACCAGCGGGGTCATCTTCGCGGCGTGCTATATCCTTTGGATGTTCCAACGGGTCATGTTTCAGGAATTGAAAAATCCCAAGAATTTCAAACTGCCGGACATGAACCTTCGAGAAATGATCACCATCGTGCCGTTGATCATTCTGATTTTCTGGATCGGGCTGTACCCGAAACCGTTTATGAAAACCTTTGACGCCTCGGTGACGCATTTGATCACCAAAGTGGACCCGGATAATTTCCGGCCAAAAAAAATAGAAACCCATCACGCGGCTTTGATCCAGCAGGATGATCTGGCCAAACTGAATAAAAAGCTCCAGGGCAAAAAACAATAA
- the nuoK_2 gene encoding NADH-quinone oxidoreductase subunit K has translation MADLSHYLILSAILFTIGVLGVLVRRNAIVVFMSIEIMLNAVNISLIGFDRYMNQQDGQIFSFMVMCVAAAEVSVGLAIVISMFRNKPTVNLDEFNILKW, from the coding sequence ATGGCTGATTTATCACATTATCTTATTTTAAGCGCGATCCTCTTCACCATAGGAGTTCTGGGGGTTCTCGTCCGCAGAAACGCAATCGTGGTATTCATGTCCATTGAAATCATGTTGAACGCGGTGAACATCTCGCTGATCGGTTTTGACCGCTATATGAACCAGCAGGACGGTCAAATCTTCAGCTTCATGGTCATGTGTGTGGCCGCCGCGGAGGTTTCAGTGGGTCTCGCCATCGTTATCTCTATGTTTCGAAATAAACCGACCGTCAATCTCGACGAATTCAATATACTAAAGTGGTAA
- a CDS encoding FAD:protein FMN transferase, which produces MGTLVEISVREPDADKAQRAVDQAFDEMQRLEKLMSTHLADSEISRLNANAGEAEFIPVSQEVLEVIQRAIYWSNKTSGALDISVGPASRLWHFDNENPSLPDAERLAQAVPLINFHDIEIKASRVRLKQSGMSLHLGAIAKGFAVDRAIAVLKNLKIQHALINAGGDLKTLGNRDDGKPWRIGLQHPRQPEKMIASFALSGKAVATSGDYQKYFMLEGTRYHHILDPKSGMPARGMISATIVTDSVMDADALATAVFVLGPEKGMILVDSLNEVEAMLVLESGTVLFSKNFQSQSGFTFHTLQKDSIK; this is translated from the coding sequence ATGGGTACACTGGTTGAGATCAGCGTCCGCGAACCGGATGCGGACAAGGCACAGAGGGCGGTCGACCAGGCGTTTGATGAGATGCAACGCCTGGAAAAACTGATGAGCACGCATCTTGCGGATTCAGAAATCTCCCGGCTGAACGCCAATGCAGGTGAAGCGGAATTCATTCCTGTTTCCCAAGAAGTGCTTGAAGTCATCCAACGGGCTATTTATTGGAGCAATAAAACCAGCGGTGCTTTGGATATTTCCGTGGGCCCCGCCAGTCGCCTCTGGCATTTCGATAACGAAAACCCTTCCCTCCCGGATGCCGAACGTTTGGCGCAGGCGGTCCCTCTGATAAACTTCCACGATATCGAAATCAAGGCGTCTCGGGTTCGGCTCAAGCAATCGGGAATGTCTCTGCATCTGGGAGCCATCGCCAAAGGCTTCGCCGTGGACCGGGCCATCGCCGTCTTAAAAAATTTAAAGATTCAACATGCGCTGATCAACGCCGGGGGAGATTTGAAAACTCTGGGCAATAGAGACGACGGAAAACCCTGGAGGATCGGGTTACAGCATCCGAGACAACCGGAAAAAATGATCGCTTCGTTCGCCTTGTCCGGTAAAGCCGTGGCGACGTCCGGCGATTACCAGAAATACTTCATGCTGGAAGGCACACGCTATCACCATATCCTTGATCCGAAATCCGGCATGCCGGCACGCGGGATGATCTCCGCCACCATCGTCACGGACAGCGTCATGGATGCAGATGCCCTGGCGACAGCGGTCTTTGTTCTCGGGCCTGAGAAGGGAATGATCCTGGTGGACTCCCTGAATGAAGTTGAAGCGATGCTGGTATTGGAGTCCGGCACGGTCCTGTTTTCAAAGAATTTCCAATCCCAATCCGGATTTACTTTCCACACGTTACAAAAAGATTCTATTAAATAA
- a CDS encoding ribulose-phosphate 3-epimerase, whose translation MVKIAPSILSADFSKLGDEVKAVEQAGADWIHIDVMDGHFVPNITVGPMVVEAVRKVTELPLDVHLMIENADCYIKDFAQAGADILTVHVENCPHLHRTIHHITEQKVRAGVVLNPSTPLSSLEEVLHDIDMVLLMSVNPGFGGQTFIPSLLDKTMNLKEIMSHYEHEFDLEVDGGIKAENAGEIKEVGANVLVAGSAIFGSKDYKKAIQELRDA comes from the coding sequence ATGGTAAAAATTGCGCCATCAATTCTTTCAGCGGATTTCAGCAAACTGGGTGATGAAGTCAAGGCGGTGGAACAGGCTGGAGCCGACTGGATTCACATCGATGTGATGGACGGGCATTTCGTTCCCAATATCACCGTCGGCCCGATGGTCGTCGAGGCCGTGCGAAAAGTCACCGAGTTGCCCTTGGATGTGCATTTGATGATCGAGAATGCCGACTGCTACATTAAAGATTTTGCCCAGGCGGGAGCGGACATCCTAACCGTTCACGTGGAAAACTGTCCGCATCTCCACCGGACGATTCATCATATTACCGAGCAGAAGGTGAGGGCGGGAGTGGTGCTCAATCCTTCGACGCCGCTTTCCAGCCTGGAAGAAGTTCTCCACGACATCGACATGGTGTTGCTGATGTCGGTCAACCCCGGTTTCGGAGGGCAGACATTCATCCCCTCCCTCCTCGATAAAACCATGAATCTGAAAGAAATCATGAGCCACTATGAGCACGAATTCGATCTTGAAGTGGACGGTGGGATCAAGGCGGAAAATGCCGGTGAAATCAAAGAGGTGGGCGCCAATGTCCTGGTGGCGGGATCGGCCATATTTGGCAGTAAGGACTACAAAAAGGCCATTCAGGAACTGCGGGATGCTTGA
- the nuoN-1_2 gene encoding NADH-quinone oxidoreductase subunit N, translating into MEPIAAPESIDLIALAPVLVLTVFAIGVLVLDLFAGKSKILLAFVSLVGLLMTAISAFAKLNLPAHSFNDSYIVDHLSIFFILIFTISSALSILISIDFNNREGIKAGEYYALILFCTVGMILLASSTDLIMVFLGIEIVSICLYVLAGIRRNDIKSNEASLKYFLLGAFATGFLLYGMALMYGATGTTNMLKIAALIKSGSVNSEPLMVMGVVFLVIGFGFKVASVPFHMWAPDVYEGAPSPVTAFMAVGPKAAAFAAFFRIFAEALPDVSSAWETLLYVIAVLTMFIGNLGAIMQTNIKRLLAYSSVSHVGYILIAIMVKNSLGSASLLFYMLAYTFMIFGAFGIVIILGKKGNENLEIEGYSGLGFKHPMLALSMTIFLLSLGGLPPFAGFVAKFYIFSAAISEGYIYLVVIAVLNSAISFYYYLKVVVFMYMKDPVGEFKISASPITLFVVAVAVIGTLELGIFPDPIISLAHP; encoded by the coding sequence GTGGAACCCATTGCCGCACCCGAATCCATTGATCTGATCGCTTTGGCGCCGGTTCTCGTGCTGACCGTTTTCGCCATAGGGGTTCTGGTTCTCGATCTGTTTGCCGGAAAAAGCAAAATCCTTCTGGCTTTCGTCAGCCTTGTGGGCCTGCTGATGACCGCCATCAGCGCCTTCGCCAAACTGAATCTACCGGCTCACTCCTTCAACGACAGTTACATCGTCGATCATCTTTCGATTTTCTTTATCCTGATTTTTACGATCAGTTCGGCCCTGTCGATTTTGATTTCCATCGACTTCAACAACCGCGAAGGCATCAAAGCGGGTGAATATTACGCTCTGATCTTGTTCTGTACCGTGGGGATGATCCTATTGGCTTCGTCCACCGACCTGATCATGGTTTTTCTGGGAATCGAAATCGTTTCCATCTGTCTTTATGTACTGGCAGGAATCCGTAGAAACGATATCAAGTCCAACGAAGCCTCCCTGAAGTATTTCCTGTTGGGAGCGTTCGCTACCGGGTTTCTTCTGTATGGTATGGCGCTGATGTACGGCGCCACCGGCACGACCAACATGCTTAAAATTGCGGCGCTGATCAAATCCGGTAGTGTGAATTCCGAGCCCCTCATGGTGATGGGCGTGGTTTTCCTGGTGATCGGCTTCGGATTCAAGGTGGCTTCGGTTCCGTTTCATATGTGGGCTCCGGATGTCTACGAGGGCGCTCCCTCGCCGGTCACGGCGTTCATGGCGGTGGGTCCGAAAGCGGCGGCGTTTGCGGCTTTCTTCAGAATATTCGCCGAAGCCCTGCCTGATGTTTCATCTGCCTGGGAAACCCTGCTTTATGTGATTGCGGTTTTGACGATGTTCATCGGCAACCTGGGCGCTATCATGCAGACCAATATCAAGCGTCTGTTGGCTTATTCCAGCGTGTCTCATGTGGGCTACATCCTGATCGCCATCATGGTGAAAAATTCCCTGGGAAGCGCCAGTCTTTTATTTTACATGCTTGCCTATACGTTCATGATTTTCGGAGCGTTTGGCATTGTCATCATTCTCGGAAAGAAGGGAAACGAGAACCTGGAAATCGAAGGTTATTCGGGGTTGGGGTTCAAGCATCCGATGCTGGCTTTGAGCATGACCATTTTCCTGCTTTCTCTTGGGGGACTGCCGCCGTTTGCGGGTTTCGTGGCCAAATTTTATATTTTCAGCGCCGCTATCAGCGAAGGTTATATTTATCTCGTGGTGATCGCGGTTCTAAACAGCGCCATCTCCTTCTATTACTATTTGAAGGTGGTCGTGTTCATGTACATGAAAGACCCCGTCGGCGAATTCAAAATCAGCGCGTCCCCCATCACCTTGTTCGTGGTCGCCGTGGCCGTCATCGGCACTCTCGAACTGGGAATTTTCCCGGACCCCATCATTTCCCTCGCCCACCCCTAG
- the nuoL-1_2 gene encoding NADH-quinone oxidoreductase subunit L produces the protein MLLKLTWLIPLFPLIGSIINGFFGLKIGKRLVGLIACASVGLSFLTTLLVLVGFLLLPGHDAVFEQVIFQWMVAGDFTVEFGFQVDQLSLVMMTFVTGVGFLIHVYSIGYMHEEYSFYRFFAYLNLFMFAMLLLVMGNNFLIMFIGWEGVGCCSYFLIGYYFEKKSACDAGTKAFVVNRVGDFAFLLAVMYIFDIFGSIDYTTVFHAAPEKIIYGEEAITIITMLLFIGATGKSAQIPLYTWLPDAMEGPTPVSALIHAATMVTAGVFMVVRCSTLFNLAPMTMMVVAFVGGGTAIFAATIGMAQYDIKRVLAYSTCSQIGYMFLACGVGAYTAAIFHMVTHAFFKACLFLGSGSVIHGVHGEQDMRKMGGLKEQMPVTYLTFLISTLAIAGIPPLSGFFSKDEVLYHALMDGNVILWGMGISAALLTAFYMFRLVFMTFHGESRVDPEVHPHESPKIMTLPLVILAALAVGGGILGIPLIHGWHILHNWLEPVLHFDLASSLEHSKHLLHEAGKHAPSYDHLLMEKEHNVWLELFLMAFSVVVGVTGIVLAYIFYVKKPELPALVTKGQWGYEIVRDKYLVDELYDETIVKPTVDGSVLLWKKADAEGIDGTVNGVAKVIGWFSKQAQVFQSGFVRNYALFIVVGFIGLLIIAL, from the coding sequence ATGCTGTTAAAGCTAACCTGGCTGATACCTCTGTTCCCGTTGATCGGGTCCATCATCAACGGCTTCTTCGGTCTGAAGATCGGAAAGCGACTGGTGGGACTGATTGCCTGTGCGTCCGTAGGCCTGTCGTTTTTAACCACATTGCTCGTATTGGTCGGTTTTCTCCTGCTTCCGGGACACGATGCGGTCTTTGAGCAGGTTATTTTCCAATGGATGGTGGCGGGAGACTTCACGGTCGAATTCGGTTTTCAAGTCGATCAGTTATCTCTGGTGATGATGACCTTCGTCACCGGGGTCGGATTTCTCATCCACGTCTATTCCATCGGCTACATGCACGAGGAATACAGTTTTTACCGGTTCTTCGCCTACCTGAACCTGTTCATGTTCGCCATGCTGCTTCTGGTGATGGGCAACAACTTCCTGATCATGTTCATCGGCTGGGAGGGCGTCGGCTGCTGCTCCTACTTCCTGATCGGCTACTACTTTGAAAAGAAATCGGCCTGCGACGCAGGGACCAAGGCGTTCGTGGTCAACCGCGTGGGAGACTTCGCCTTTCTCCTGGCAGTGATGTACATCTTCGATATCTTTGGAAGCATCGACTACACTACCGTGTTCCATGCGGCGCCGGAGAAAATCATTTATGGTGAAGAGGCCATCACCATCATCACCATGCTGCTGTTTATAGGGGCGACGGGAAAATCGGCGCAGATTCCGCTCTACACCTGGCTGCCGGACGCAATGGAAGGCCCGACTCCGGTCAGTGCCTTGATCCATGCGGCGACCATGGTCACCGCCGGCGTGTTCATGGTGGTCCGATGCAGCACGCTGTTCAATCTGGCACCCATGACCATGATGGTGGTTGCGTTCGTCGGCGGCGGCACCGCGATATTCGCGGCGACCATCGGCATGGCGCAATACGATATCAAACGCGTCCTCGCCTATTCGACCTGCAGCCAGATCGGCTACATGTTTCTCGCTTGCGGCGTGGGAGCGTACACCGCGGCCATCTTCCACATGGTGACGCACGCGTTCTTCAAAGCCTGTCTCTTTCTGGGTTCCGGAAGCGTGATCCACGGGGTTCACGGCGAACAGGACATGCGCAAGATGGGCGGGCTCAAGGAGCAAATGCCAGTCACCTATTTGACGTTTCTTATTTCCACTCTGGCCATTGCGGGCATCCCTCCCCTATCCGGTTTTTTCAGTAAGGACGAGGTGCTTTATCACGCGCTGATGGACGGCAATGTCATCCTTTGGGGAATGGGCATTTCAGCGGCTTTGCTCACGGCGTTTTATATGTTCCGTTTGGTGTTCATGACCTTTCACGGGGAGTCGCGGGTCGACCCGGAAGTGCATCCGCACGAGTCTCCCAAGATCATGACCCTGCCGCTGGTGATCCTTGCCGCTCTGGCTGTGGGAGGCGGAATACTGGGAATTCCTCTGATTCATGGATGGCATATCCTGCATAACTGGCTGGAGCCTGTGTTGCATTTCGATCTGGCTTCCTCCCTCGAGCACTCGAAGCACCTGCTTCATGAGGCAGGAAAGCACGCTCCATCTTATGACCATCTGCTTATGGAAAAGGAACACAACGTCTGGCTGGAACTGTTCCTGATGGCCTTCTCGGTCGTCGTGGGAGTCACCGGCATCGTTCTGGCTTATATCTTTTACGTTAAAAAACCTGAACTTCCAGCTTTGGTCACCAAGGGTCAATGGGGTTATGAGATTGTGAGGGACAAATATCTGGTGGATGAGTTGTACGATGAAACGATCGTCAAACCTACTGTGGACGGTTCCGTCCTGCTTTGGAAAAAAGCCGATGCGGAAGGCATCGACGGGACCGTCAACGGAGTGGCGAAAGTCATCGGCTGGTTCAGCAAGCAGGCCCAGGTGTTTCAATCCGGTTTTGTCCGGAATTATGCTCTTTTTATCGTGGTTGGATTCATCGGATTATTGATCATAGCGTTATAA